The segment GTATTAGCCGGCGCTGTACATGACATGGTTATCTTGTTCGCATCCGTTCGCTATGATGGTAAATCTATTGCGGATATTGCACGTGAAGAAATCAGTAAATTTGCTGGTTTTGGTGCTATGCTTGCTACATTGTTCCTATTGATCATCACCCTTGCTGGTATGGCCGTAGTAGTAGCTAACGCATTGCATAACTCCCCATGGGGTTTCTTCTCCGTATTTGCTACCATTCCAATCGCTATTTTCATTGGTATTTATTTGAAATGGTTGCGTCCTGGTAAAATTCAAGAAGCAACTATTATCGGTGTAGCGTTGATTTTCGCAGCTATTATCTACGGTCCAAACGTAGCAGCTAGCGAATATGCTTCTTGGTTTACATATGACTTGCAAACCATCGAAATCATGCTTGCCGTGTATGGTTTCTTTGCAGCAGCATTGCCAGTATGGTTATTGCTTGCTCCTCGTGACTACTTGTCCACATACCTTAAAATCGGTACAATCGGCGCATTGGCTCTTGGCATTATCATCGTAATGCCTGAAATTCAAATGCCAGCTGTAACTCCTTACATCTGGGGTGGCGGTCCTGTATTGAAAGGGTCTGTATTCCCTTATATCTTCATTACTATCGCATGTGGTGCGTTATCTGGTTTCCATACTGTTATCGCAACAGGTACAACACCTAAAATGCTTACTAATGAAAAAGAAATTTTACCTATCGGTTATGGTGCAATGTTAACAGAAGGCTTCATCGCTATGATGGCGTTGATCGCCGCAACTGCGTTGCATCCAGATGATTACTTTGCAATCAACTCCACTGTTGAATCCTTCAAAGCATTAGGCCTTCAAGTTCATGAATTGCCAGCTTTGTCTGCGATGGTTGGCGAAGATTTGATGCACCGTCCTGGTGGCGCCGTATCCCTTGCAGTAGGTATGGCTCATATCTTCTCTAGATTGCCTAACATGGATCACTTGATGGGGTACTGGTATCACTTCTGTATCATGTTCGAAGCATTGTTCATCATGACTTTGATCGATGCTGGTACTCGTGTAGGTCGTTACTTACTTCAAGAATTATTAGGTCATTTCCATCCTAAATTCAACGACCAACATTGGGCTCCTGGCGTTTATGGTTGTGCAGCTTTAATTTGTATTTTGTGGGGCTACCTAGTTCTACAAGGTAACATCGGTATTATCTGGCCTTTATTCGGCGTATCTAACCAATTACTAGGTACCATGACATTGGCTGTAGGTACTACAGTTATCATGCGACTTGGCCGCAAACGTTATGCATGGGTAACAGGTATTCCTTGTATCCTCATGGCTATCGTTGCTATCGCTGCCGACTTTGAAAACGTATTTAACAGCTATGTCCCAGCTGGTAAATGGGTTCTAGTGGCATTCAGTGCTGCTATGTTCCTCATGATTCTTATCGTATTAGTAGAAGCTGTACGCAGCTGGATTCGCTTGTCCAATATTCCTCAAGACTATCGCACTCA is part of the Veillonella nakazawae genome and harbors:
- a CDS encoding carbon starvation protein A, with the translated sequence MVMNGIYLVIASACILILAYRFYGAFIAAKVLTLDENRPTPAMVHNDGHDYVPTNKWVTFGHHFAAIAGAGPLVGPVIAAQFGYLPGALWILIGSVLAGAVHDMVILFASVRYDGKSIADIAREEISKFAGFGAMLATLFLLIITLAGMAVVVANALHNSPWGFFSVFATIPIAIFIGIYLKWLRPGKIQEATIIGVALIFAAIIYGPNVAASEYASWFTYDLQTIEIMLAVYGFFAAALPVWLLLAPRDYLSTYLKIGTIGALALGIIIVMPEIQMPAVTPYIWGGGPVLKGSVFPYIFITIACGALSGFHTVIATGTTPKMLTNEKEILPIGYGAMLTEGFIAMMALIAATALHPDDYFAINSTVESFKALGLQVHELPALSAMVGEDLMHRPGGAVSLAVGMAHIFSRLPNMDHLMGYWYHFCIMFEALFIMTLIDAGTRVGRYLLQELLGHFHPKFNDQHWAPGVYGCAALICILWGYLVLQGNIGIIWPLFGVSNQLLGTMTLAVGTTVIMRLGRKRYAWVTGIPCILMAIVAIAADFENVFNSYVPAGKWVLVAFSAAMFLMILIVLVEAVRSWIRLSNIPQDYRTQEEIEAESLVKYGKQVKA